One Aegilops tauschii subsp. strangulata cultivar AL8/78 chromosome 7, Aet v6.0, whole genome shotgun sequence genomic window carries:
- the LOC109756344 gene encoding NDR1/HIN1-like protein 26 yields the protein MSLITDDPDRAPRDCTAARRHHSGRRRRRLLIATASAVALLLALAIMLWLTLRPSSPRFRLLTATTTTNATGGMGTVLLDASLVVHNPNAHALALYDGLRARASYTGLQLATAAPIPPFQQAQGDVVLSAALSSSSSAAEETTAGGRSPALLTLRLEGRLRWKVAVWVSGSRILAAECVAAAVSPSQLRAVVVQDCQCATTIE from the coding sequence ATGTCCCTCATCACCGATGACCCCGACCGCGCCCCGAGGGACTGCACGGCGGCTAGGCGCCACCACTCCGGCAGGCGCCGGCGCCGGCTGCTGATCGCGACGGCGTCAGCGGTGGCGTTGCTGCTGGCCCTGGCCATCATGCTCTGGCTCACCCTCCGCCCTTCCAGCCCGCGGTTCAGGCTGTtgaccgccaccaccaccaccaacgcCACGGGGGGCATGGGCACGGTGCTGCTCGACGCGTCCCTCGTCGTCCACAACCCCAACGCGCACGCCCTCGCGCTCTACGACGGCCTCCGGGCGCGAGCGTCCTACACGGGACTCCAGCTCGCCACCGCTGCGCCGATCCCGCCGTTCCAGCAGGCCCAGGGCGACGTTGTGCTCTCCGCCGCGCTctcctcgtcgtcctcggcgGCGGAGGAAACGACGGCGGGCGGGCGGTCGCCGGCGCTGCTGACGCTGCGCCTGGAGGGGCGGCTCCGGTGGAAGGTGGCCGTCTGGGTGTCCGGCAGCCGCATCCTCGCTGCCGAGTGTGTCGCCGCTGCGGTCTCGCCGTCTCAGCTCAGGGCCGTCGTCGTGCAGGACTGCCAGTGCGCCACCACCATCGAATGA